AACTTATCTGGTAGTAGCAACGAGCCTGGCATTCCTCTACTGTTTACGGGCATAACTCCCCCACAGGTAAACGTCCAGAAGGGTTTTCAACATGAGTGAACTGGTAAGAAAGAACTATCCGGAGTTAGGGGAAGTGAAAGCCCCGTATGTCCATTCAGTCAGGCATGGAAACACGCTCTATATTTCCGGGTTAACCGCGTTTGGCACACCCGCCCAACACCAAGGCATCGCGGAGCAGGCCGAAGAGATATTCAGTCAGATACGGAAAATTATCGCAGCAGAAGGCGCTGATTTTTCGTCACTCATCAAAGTGACTATCTTTATCACCTCTTTCGCGGAGATCAACGCGCTGCGGGAGGTGCTGTACCGTAATTACGGGGACCATTTGCCTGCCAGTTCGCTGGTAGAGGTGAGCCGCCTCTTTTCGCCGGACCTCTCTGTCGAAATTGAGACGATTTTTGCCCTGTAATGTCGACGGGTAACGTTGCTGGCCCCTGGCTTTTCTTGTAACCTTCCCCGCTTCCAACCCTGGCCTGATAATACGGACGCTTATGACCGCTCACCCTTCCAAAGATCCTCTGCATGGCGTCACGCTTGAGATGATGGTTAACGCCCTGGTGGCGCGCTACGGCTGGGCGCAGCTGGGAAAGCTGATTAAAATTAACTGCTTTAACAGCGATCCCAGCGTGAAATCCAGCCTGAAGTTTTTGCGCCGCACGCCCTGGGCCCGCGCCGAGGTCGAAGCCCTGTATCTGGACTCGCTGGAGGAGACCGCGCCGGACAATGCCGACGACGACTCCACCAGCCCGTGGGCCAGAGCGCGAGCCAACCGTTAAGGTCGGCGTAACAGCACGATACTGCGGCCCGCCAGCGAGAAGTCCGTGTCCGGGGTAACGGCCCGGGCCAGGTTGTCATCCTCCACCGTACTCAGCTCCAGCACCCAGCCACCTTCCCCGCATTCCGGGATACGGAATGGGACGGCAGCCTCGTACGGGTTGATCAGCAGCAGCACTTCCTGCCATACCCCGTGTTGCCCCTGCAGATCGGCCCGGGTGAGATAGAGCCCCAGCGTGGTGCCCTCATCCCAGTGCTCCGGCAGCTGAGGTCCACCGCCCGCGTTGTACCACTGGATCTCCATGCCGTCGCGCCAGCTTTCACGGCGTAACAGCGGCTGACTGGCCCGCAGCTTGATAAGATGACGGGTGAAGTTGCGCAGCGCGTCAGCGCTGGCGGGCAGATTCTCCCAGTGCACCCAGCTGATCTCGCTGTCCTGGCAGTAGCCGTTATTGTTCCCCAGCTGGCTGCGGCCAAACTCATCCCCGGCCAGCAGCATTGGCGTCCCGTGTGAGAAGAGCAGCGTGGTCAGGAAGTTGCGCTTCTGCTGTTCGCGCAGAGCATTAATCTGCTCGTCGTCGGTCGGCCCTTCAGCACCATAATTTGATGAACGGTTATCATTGTGGCCGTCGTTATTATCCTCGCCGTTAGCCTCGTTATGCTTCTCGTTGTAAGAGACCAGGTCGTTTAGGGTGAAACCGTCGTGAGCGGTAATAAAGTTGATGCTGGCCCACGGGCGGCGACCGCGCTGATCGTACAGGTCGCCGGAGCCGAGCAGTCGCGCGGCAAAGTCCGATGAGACGTTATCCCCGCGCCAGTATTCGCGCACGGTGTCGCGGTATTTATCGTTCCACTCGCCCCAGCCGGGCGGGAATCCCCCCACCTGATAACCGCCGGGGCCGATATCCCACGGCTCACCAATCAGTTTCAGCCGTGAGAGGAGCGGATCCTGCATCATGGCATCGAAAAAGCCGCCGCGCTGGTCGAACCCTTCCGGCTCGCGCCCGAGAATGGTGCCGAGATCAAAGCGGAAGCCGTCGATATGCATTGATTCAGCCCAGTAGCGCAGGGAGTCCATGACCATCTGCAGCACCCGGGGATGCGAGGTATTCACGGTATTGCCGGTGCCGGTGTCATTCACATAGTAGCGGTGCTGACCGGCGATAGTGCGGTAGTACGAGAAGTTGTCGATACCTTTGAACGACAGGGTCGGGCCCAGCTCGTTACCCTCGGCGGTGTGGTTATAGACCACGTCGAGGATCACTTCGATACCCGCATCGTGGAAAGCGCGCACCATGTCGCGGAACCCCTGAATGCCGTTCGGGCCGTAATAGCGCGACGCCGGAGAGAAGAAGTTCAGGGTGTTATAGCCCCAGAAGTTTTTCAGGCCCCGGTCCAGCAGATGCTGATCGTCCGGGAAAGCGTGCACCGGCAGCAGTTCCACCGAGGTGATGCCGAGGCTTTTGATGTAATCGACAATCGCTTTATGCCCCATCCCCTCGAAGGTGCCGCGTAACTCAGGCGGGATCGCCGGGTGAAGCTGGGTAAAGCCCTTCACGTGCGTTTCATAGAGAATGGTTTCAGACCAGGGCACCGTCGGGCGATGCGGATCCTGTCCGTCGAACACCCGCGGGTCGATCACCCGGCATTTCGGCGTGAAAGGCGCGCTGTCGCGGGTATCAAAGCTGAGATCGAGGTCGTCATGCCCCAGTTCATAACCAAAATGGGCGGCGTTCCACTTCAGCTCCCCGGTCAGGGCGCGGGCATAGGGATCGAGCAGCAATTTATGCGGGTTAAAGCGATGGCCGTTTTCTGGATCGTAAGGGCCATAAACGCGATAGCCGTACAGGGCCCCCGGTTTCAGATCCGGAACGTAGCCGTGCCACACTTCGTCGGTGTACTCCGGCAGCTCCAGGCGGGCGATTTCATGCTGGCCTGTCGGGTCAAAAAGGCACAGCTCAACGCGCTCAGCGCAGGCCGAAAAGAGCGCAAAGTTAACGCCCTTGTCGTCATAGTTTGCGCCGAGCGGGTAGCTCTGCCCCGACTGAATTTCATAGGATTTTGCATTTGCCATAAAAGTCTCTCCCTCGAACATTAATCATTAGCTGCAGGCGATTAACACCCGCCAGCAATCCTGTGCATCGTGTAATCTCAGGCTTTCGCCAGGCATAACGATTTCACCGCTAAAACAGTCCTGATAACGGCGTCCAGCCAGTTCGGCAGGCAGTACCACCTCTGTCTCCCCCCACAGGGCCGCTCCGTTAACCGGGAACATATCCGCAGCGCTGGCAAACGCCAGTCGCGGCGCCACCACAATCAAGGCGTCATCATCATCCATGCGGGCAAAGGCGATCGCCTTATCCGCCCTTTCGCCACGGGTCAGCAACGCCACATAGCTCCCCCAGCGGAACAGCGCCGGTTTGCGCTGGCGCAGGTGCAGCAGCGTGCTGGTCACATAGACCTTTAGCTGTCCGTCCAGCCAGCTTGCCTCCCGGGAGGCGGTGTGGTGGTCGGCGCTCTGGAGCTGCTGGCTCAGCTGCGCGAAATCCGGCTCGCGACGGTTATCCGGATCGACGAGGCTGAAGTTGAGCCCTTCGCTGCCCTGATAAACATCCGGCACACCGGGCGCGGTCAGTTTGATCACCGTCTGGCTCAGGCTGTTCACCAGGCCTGCACGGATAAACGGGCGTAACGAGCGGGTAAAGTCGCGCAAGAAATCCTGATTTTCCGGCGACAGCAGATGGCGGGCGTACTCCAGCACCACAGTTTCATAGGCTTCGTTGCTGTCCACCCAGTCGGTGCGCAGCTTGGCTTCGCGCAGGGCTTTCTCCACGAAGGCGAGGAAACGCTCTTCCAGCGCCTTTAGTCCCGCCGCGTCCTCAGGTCCCAGCTCAGGCGGCCAGACCCCCGCCAGCGCCTGATACAGCATCCAGGTGTCGGCGCCTCTTGGGGCTGTACCGTCGTTCAGAAAACGGACATGGGTCTGATTAAGCTGCTGCCAGCGGGCCACG
This DNA window, taken from Leclercia adecarboxylata, encodes the following:
- a CDS encoding RidA family protein: MSELVRKNYPELGEVKAPYVHSVRHGNTLYISGLTAFGTPAQHQGIAEQAEEIFSQIRKIIAAEGADFSSLIKVTIFITSFAEINALREVLYRNYGDHLPASSLVEVSRLFSPDLSVEIETIFAL
- a CDS encoding VF530 family DNA-binding protein — its product is MTAHPSKDPLHGVTLEMMVNALVARYGWAQLGKLIKINCFNSDPSVKSSLKFLRRTPWARAEVEALYLDSLEETAPDNADDDSTSPWARARANR
- the glgX gene encoding glycogen debranching protein GlgX encodes the protein MANAKSYEIQSGQSYPLGANYDDKGVNFALFSACAERVELCLFDPTGQHEIARLELPEYTDEVWHGYVPDLKPGALYGYRVYGPYDPENGHRFNPHKLLLDPYARALTGELKWNAAHFGYELGHDDLDLSFDTRDSAPFTPKCRVIDPRVFDGQDPHRPTVPWSETILYETHVKGFTQLHPAIPPELRGTFEGMGHKAIVDYIKSLGITSVELLPVHAFPDDQHLLDRGLKNFWGYNTLNFFSPASRYYGPNGIQGFRDMVRAFHDAGIEVILDVVYNHTAEGNELGPTLSFKGIDNFSYYRTIAGQHRYYVNDTGTGNTVNTSHPRVLQMVMDSLRYWAESMHIDGFRFDLGTILGREPEGFDQRGGFFDAMMQDPLLSRLKLIGEPWDIGPGGYQVGGFPPGWGEWNDKYRDTVREYWRGDNVSSDFAARLLGSGDLYDQRGRRPWASINFITAHDGFTLNDLVSYNEKHNEANGEDNNDGHNDNRSSNYGAEGPTDDEQINALREQQKRNFLTTLLFSHGTPMLLAGDEFGRSQLGNNNGYCQDSEISWVHWENLPASADALRNFTRHLIKLRASQPLLRRESWRDGMEIQWYNAGGGPQLPEHWDEGTTLGLYLTRADLQGQHGVWQEVLLLINPYEAAVPFRIPECGEGGWVLELSTVEDDNLARAVTPDTDFSLAGRSIVLLRRP